GGTGCGATCTTCCCCGACGCCGCGGGGAAGGCCGCGGAGTTCATCTGGAAATGTGACGCGTTCAACGTCCCCCTACTGTACCTCTGTGACACGCCCGGGTTCATGGCCGGGTCGCAGGTCGAGAAGGACGGCATCCTCGAACAGGGCAAGAAGATGATCTACGCCACCTCCTCGGCGACGGTCCCCAAGCAGTGCGTCGTCGTCCGCAAGGCCTACGGCGCGGGCATCTACGCGATGAGCGGCCCGGCGTACGACCCCGATTCGACGATCGCGCTCCCGAGCGGCGAGATCGCCATCATGGGCCCGGAGGCGGCCATCAACGCCGTCTACCGGAACAGGCTGGACGCCATCGACGACCCGGAGGAACGCGCACGTCGCGAGGCGGAACTGCGCGAGGAGTACCGACAGGACATCGACGTCCACCGGATGGCGAGCGAGACGGTCATCGACGAGATAATACCGCCCAGCGCGCTCCGTAAAGAACTGGCTAACCGGTTCGCGTTCTACGAAACGGTCAGGAAGGATCTCCCTGACAAGAAACACGGAACCGTCCTCTAGGCGGCGACGACGGGGCGACGTCGGGTCGCCGTCGGACGGCCCGGCCGCCGTTCGTTCGAACCGCGCTACACAGTTCTTTACGCCGACGCGTTCGGGGGTAGGTCACTGGTAACAATGGCGAAACGGGTGTTCTCCAGAGGTACGATCACGGTGGCGTCCCGGACGCCGCCCCTCTGGCCAAACCACCCCATGTCTTCCATCGAACTCGCCGCGTACGTGCGCCACGGTTGGAACGACCGCTCGCCGCTCTCGGTCGCAGCGCGACACGAGCGTGCGTTCTGGGGGCTCGCCGCGACGGCGATGCTCCTCGACGTCGCCCTGACGCATTACGGTCTCCGACTCGGACTCGTCGAAATGAACCCCATCGCGTCGCAGGTCATCGCCCAGTACGGCCTGCCCGGGATGGTCGGGATGAAGTCGTTCGGGTTCGGGGTCGCCCTGTTCGGTCGGCAGGTCGTCCACCGCCGGTACGCGGCGCTGGTGCCGCTCGCGCTCGCGCTCCCGTGGCTGGTCGCGGTGTGCATCAACGTCGTGATGATCGCGTCGATCGTCTGATCGGCCGCTGCGCTCTCCTCCCGTTATTCACGGCCGCTTCAACGACAGCGCGGTCCGATCGAACGCACAGACCAGGTCGTCGTTCTGATTGAACGCCTCGACGTGCATGGTGACGACGCCGCGCTCGCCGTCGCTCGTCTCTCGCTTGTCGGTCACCGTCGTCCGCGCGCGGAGGGTGTCGCCGTGGAAGACCGGGTGGGGGTGCTCCACGTCGTCGTAGGAGAGGTTGGCGACGATGGTCCCGTCGGTGGTGTCGGGAATCGACAGGCCGACCGCCAGCGACATCGTGTAGAGGCCGTTTACGAGCCGTCTCCCGAACTCCGTCTCCGCGGCGAACTCCCGGTCGAGGTGTAGCGGCTGCTGGTTCATCGTCATGTCGCAGAAGCGCTGGTTGTCGCTCTCGCTCACCGTGCGGCGCTTCTCGTGCTCGATGGTCCGGCCGACCTCGAACTCCTCGTAGTACAGTCCGGGCATGAGCGATGGTCGACCCGGCGGGATAAAAGCGTGGGCGGGTTCGACTCGCTACGCCGATCGATGCCGACCAACGGCGACCGACGGCGATCGACGCCGTAACGCTCGCCCTTCACCCGTCCCGGCGCGCGGGATCGCCCCCGAGCGCCCCCGGGGACGGGCGAGTCGGCCGTGCGCGCGGAACCGCCTCCTCTCTCTTGCTCCACTCGTCCACTCGATCCCGCGTGAAACGTTCACCTACTCGGATAGGTCGGGCCGAGGGGCGGCGGTCGACCGCCTCGATTCAATACCCCTCGGGCACACTCTCTCCCCATGCCGCGACGAACCCTGCTCTTCTCGCCCGGTGACAAGCCAGCGATGATGCGGAAGGCCCCCGGGAGCGGTGCCGACGTCGTCGTCTTCGACCTCGAGGACGCCGTCGCGCCGGAACGCAAGGACGCGGGCCGCGAGGCCGTCCGCGAGGTGCTCACCGATCCCGACTTCGACCCCGACTGCGAGGTGTGCGTGCGGGTCTCCGGTCACGCGACCGGCGACGACCTCGACGAGGTGCTCGCGGGGAGGCCGCGTCTCGACGCCGTGATGCTTCCGAAGGCGGAATCGGCCGACGACGTGGACGCGCTGGCGGCGGAACTGGCCGTTCGTGGGGTCGAACTCCCCGTCTTCGCGCTCTGCGAGACGGCGGCGGGCGTCCTGCACGCCGAGTCGATCGCGAGCGCGGACGCGACGGCGGCCGTCGCCTTCGGCGCGGAGGACCTCTCGGCCGACATCGGCGCGAGCCGCACCGAGGCGGGGACTGAGGTGCTCTACGCCCGCGAGCACGTCGTCCTCGCGGCGAGCGCGGCGGGCGTCGACGCGATCGACACCGTCTTCACCGACATCGAGGGGACGGACCGTCTCGCCGAGGAGAGCGCCTTCGCGCGCGACCTCGGCTACGACGGGAAGATGGCGATCCATCCCGCGCAGGTGCCCGTCATCAACGAGGCGTTCACGCCCAGCGACGAGCAGGTCGCGTGGGCGCGGCGCGTCCTCGCCGCGCGCGACGAGCACGACGGCGAGGGCGTCCTCCGCGTCGACGGGGAGATGATCGACGCCCCGCTCATCGCCCGCGCGGAGACCGTCGTCGAACGGGTCGAGGGCGGTCGGTGACTCGACTGTAAAGCCCGTCTTACGCCGGTAGGTAGGTGTTACTCGGCCGGCGGTGCGGGGGGCGACGTGCCCGCCGAAACCGCCCCCGACACGTTTAACAGCGCCCCTTCCGAGGGTCGGGTATGTCTCACGCGGCGAATCCCTTCGAGAGTTTGCAGGAGCAGATCGACGACGCCGCCGAGTATCTCGACGTTCGCCCGGACCTCCTCGAACGACTCAAGCATCCCGAACGAATCCTGGAGACGAACCTCACCGTCGAACTGGACGGCGGCGACCTCGGCGTCTTCAAGGCGTTCCGGTCGCAGTTCAACGGCGACCGCG
The Halomarina pelagica DNA segment above includes these coding regions:
- a CDS encoding MaoC family dehydratase, which encodes MPGLYYEEFEVGRTIEHEKRRTVSESDNQRFCDMTMNQQPLHLDREFAAETEFGRRLVNGLYTMSLAVGLSIPDTTDGTIVANLSYDDVEHPHPVFHGDTLRARTTVTDKRETSDGERGVVTMHVEAFNQNDDLVCAFDRTALSLKRP
- a CDS encoding HpcH/HpaI aldolase/citrate lyase family protein; amino-acid sequence: MPRRTLLFSPGDKPAMMRKAPGSGADVVVFDLEDAVAPERKDAGREAVREVLTDPDFDPDCEVCVRVSGHATGDDLDEVLAGRPRLDAVMLPKAESADDVDALAAELAVRGVELPVFALCETAAGVLHAESIASADATAAVAFGAEDLSADIGASRTEAGTEVLYAREHVVLAASAAGVDAIDTVFTDIEGTDRLAEESAFARDLGYDGKMAIHPAQVPVINEAFTPSDEQVAWARRVLAARDEHDGEGVLRVDGEMIDAPLIARAETVVERVEGGR
- a CDS encoding DUF5658 family protein is translated as MSSIELAAYVRHGWNDRSPLSVAARHERAFWGLAATAMLLDVALTHYGLRLGLVEMNPIASQVIAQYGLPGMVGMKSFGFGVALFGRQVVHRRYAALVPLALALPWLVAVCINVVMIASIV